The nucleotide window CAAGCATTACacatattgaaaattaaaaaaatatacattcggcaatatagtaataataataaagtatgaAAAAGTGAACTGTTCAATATATTAGGTGCTAATCTCAATATCACCATAGAATTGTGTAACAACAGTAAAATCGCTCCAAGacacatataataaaataggctACTAACAAATACTTTCAAACCTTCAATGACCCATACAATTAACATTTCACTTACGTCATTATAATACTCAGATTTAAATGTAAGACTATTGTTCCTGTTCACATACAGTACCAGTACCagatttaattttacatatatcTTCTGGCGATCGTATAGCCAATGCTGGTGAGTTATCGGTTTTACGAACAAGTACCGTGCCATGTTTGATCCAGACGTACGTGAAACCATGCTTTTTGGCTGCATCGCGACATTCGCGAAACAACAATTTTCTACTCAAGGTTAAGTGTTCGTGCATGTAGATACGACTTGCTTTACCAGAGAACCCAAGTTGGTCAGAATTGAGGCCCTTTGCCAATCTAAATGCACTCAGTAAGTTGTCCCTCAATATTCGAGAACTCAGCTTGACAATAATGTTTTTTGGTTTATTGTTGTCCTTGAGTGCGTGTGGGACGCGATGAATGGCAATAATGTTCGCTTGACCCAAAGGAAATTTAATGTTAGAACAGATACTCTCCATTAGTTTAATTAAGTTCTCGTTCCGTTTTTCCGGGACATTGCTTATTTCGAGGTTGCAGCTTCTAGCCTGTTGTTCTAATGAATCTATTTTAGACTGTAATCCATTCACAATGTTATTAATAGAATCAAAATTAATCGCCTGCGAAGAAACAGTTTCAAACTGCTTTTTTAAGGCGTTATGCGCATCATCGGTAAACTGGATAGATTCTTTCAACTCAGAGATATCTTGGGTAAtaagaatgtatttggaatccATGCCTGATATTCTGTTCTCCAAAACGGCGTGGTTGTTTCTAAGAGCATTAAGTTCTTTTTTCATCTCTGTAGCAGTTTGTGTTAAGCTGGATAGGTCCGCCCGAATGCTGGTCACATTCTCCGATATCTTCTTAATGCTTTCACTCAGTTCGTCACGCCAATCATcaagttttttatatattatcgCAGAAAAAGTGTCAATTGCATCTTGTATTTCTGACTTGGAGGTCAATTCAAATAAGTGTACGATATCTttactaattattaaaagctagAGTTTAATTGTTGACTGTCAGAAACTGCTGGTCagatttgataatttttttgcAGTGTTAGTTAGCCCATTTACTacctatatatacctatatatagcTTTATCTCCGGGAGCCTTTAGTAGTACTCAAGAGGCTCGAGAGAAGAAGaaggcagaagctagtgataTATTTCAATACTATCTTAACATAGAGCCTACGTTCCAAGATACACGAATTCTTATTTCACAAACAAACGAAGATAAACTGTACATAAACAAGCCGAGCATAAAACTAAGTTTGACCGTGACGTCTACTATCCCCGTCTATATCGGGAAGAGCTTGATCTACCACAACTGAATACATACGAACTAACTGACGCAATTTCAGTATAGACTTTAATGTCTGTGGTTCTTCCCACttctgtgttgtttttttttctaaatcgtTTAATGGGTATTGTAGTGTATAAGGACAGCTCCCACatttgcaaacttttagtcggtcgacagtttgttcggactcataaatcagtatggaaatgaatgcgCATTTCTAAGATCAAGTTTTCAGCCGTTATGAAAcggactgaaaactttgattcaattaacaattttctta belongs to Helicoverpa zea isolate HzStark_Cry1AcR chromosome 11, ilHelZeax1.1, whole genome shotgun sequence and includes:
- the LOC124634239 gene encoding uncharacterized protein LOC124634239, translated to MKKELNALRNNHAVLENRISGMDSKYILITQDISELKESIQFTDDAHNALKKQFETVSSQAINFDSINNIVNGLQSKIDSLEQQARSCNLEISNVPEKRNENLIKLMESICSNIKFPLGQANIIAIHRVPHALKDNNKPKNIIVKLSSRILRDNLLSAFRLAKGLNSDQLGFSGKASRIYMHEHLTLSRKLLFRECRDAAKKHGFTYVWIKHGTVLVRKTDNSPALAIRSPEDICKIKSGTGTVCEQEQ